The following are encoded together in the Lathyrus oleraceus cultivar Zhongwan6 chromosome 3, CAAS_Psat_ZW6_1.0, whole genome shotgun sequence genome:
- the LOC127129710 gene encoding uncharacterized protein LOC127129710, producing the protein MDQIMNEPNPPLLDYIKLPYPIIKKKLVHEDEAGIFENFKDMLKQLQVLMKGGKQKLTQEQVNMAEKEETIELSEVPPKMKDPEEFNITCTIGGMKIPHNLCDLGSSINVIPLNKFKKLEIREIIPSNMTLTLVDSSVTRPLGIV; encoded by the exons ATGGATCAAATTATGAATGAACCGAACCCACCTTTACTGGATTACATAAAACTACCATATCCTATCATTAAGAAGAAACTGGTACATGAGGATGAGGCTGgaatatttgaaaattttaaagATATGTTGAAACAACTTCAG GTATTGATGAAAGGTGGAAAGCAGAAGTTGACACAAGAACAGGTCAACATGGCAGAAAAAGAGGAGACAATAGAATTGTCGGAAGTTCCACCAAAGATGAAGGATCCAGAGGAGTTCAACATCACTTGCACCATTGGAGGGATGAAAATCCCACATAATTTATGTGACTTAGGATCGAGCATTAATGTCATCCCACTAAACAAATTTAAAAAATTGGAGATAAGAGAGATCATACCGAGCAATATGACACTCACTTTGGTCGATTCATCGGTGACTCGTCCACTAGGTATTGTATAA